Genomic window (Nymphaea colorata isolate Beijing-Zhang1983 chromosome 1, ASM883128v2, whole genome shotgun sequence):
ctctctctctctcaggttGCCTTTGTTGTTAAGCTACCTAACCTCTCTTTATGTCTCTCTGTTCCAActgtttattttctgtttctctctgcTCTGATGTTTGGTTTGACtcttaactctctctctctctctctctcggtttaGGAGAAACCTCAAAGGGGCCTTCAGGGACATACGCGCCTCGGTTATTCCGGCTTTCAGGTGTGGGATTTGGGCAAGAAACCGCTTCAGGAAAGCGTCTCGAAGCCGGTCCTGAGTTCTGCTCAGCTTCTCGTCAAGCCGGCTCATAACCAGGTAGAAAATGTGGTCTCATCATTGCCTGTACATCCTTCGGTTGgccatctctgtctctctgttttGATTTGAGCCGGTCCTGTCTATGGTGTACAGGGCGTAGCGCTGGGTAGGTCCCGGAGCCAAAGCCGTGGGCTGCCCTTCCGAGTGGTGGGTTCGGGTGCGAGCGGCTTCATCAGGGAATCAGGCGGAACGGGCGTCTTCCTCCCTCGCGTCGCCCACTCCGACGCCGGCACTAAACGAAAGCCCTGTAGGTTCCGTTGTCTGCAATAATTCTTTCCGTAGTAcgctttttcttatttcctttctgTCAAGGGGGTAAATATCTTTTACCCTTGTTACTTGATTTTCAAGTAATGGTCAAAATATCTTCATTGATTATAATATGTTTTGAAGCTTATTATCTTGttttaagtcattaattcaaAGATTTGATTGATTTTAATGTTAGTTTGGTTCGTTCTTCTGAATGGAAGTTCTAGTTTTGTAAAATAGCATTTAGTGTGTTGGTCGCTTTCTCTGTTGAACCTGTAAAAGGTTGCTCGTatcatatatttcttttattattctGTGTATATCTTCGTCACTCTGTGATTCTGTGAACATGCTTTTTTCACGAGTCATGGGTCCCAAATTGCCAGAACTGTATTTGACTCATTCTGTTCTTTCCCCTTTCCGGGTATTTATCAGGCCTGAGGACTACGGAGGAGCAGCCTTCCGCAAGAAATGCAGGTGGTGGTGGAGGACGAGATTGGAGGCAACTTGGTGGCGATGTTAACTCCATCCAGAGTTCTCGCAGATACCAACACCACCTTCACCACCACCCTTCTGATATCGCTCTTCCCTCTGAATGGACCTACTGACTTCTTCTGCTCTGCTCTGCTTTGCTTTACTCCTCTGTAAAAGCATAATGTGGTTCCTTTTCACacctttttttccctcttttttttggggtttccATGAATAAGCTAGTGTTCGAGTGATGGGAAGtggagaaaagaaggagaaaagaacaGAGGCATTAACGGGAAATAATGTAATTGATGTTTTAGTTGTACGGCTGTAGAAAAAAGCACGAAGAAAAAGTAGTCTAAACTTTGTAATAGGTCCGAAGCTCCTCCCCTCTACCTGTCATCTCTCTGTGTAGTGCTGTACTACTGTAAATATAATAAATGGTTTATTGCTTTCTTGGCCTTCATTTATAgcagtttgattgttttttgtGGTAAAAGATTCACGAGAGGAATGCTGTGTGGGTTGCGGACTGGGGATGGTTCGTATCCGTTCggactttttccttttctgagaAAGAATTCATAGCGGGTGGGTGACTTCATTTTGGGTTCTCACTTGTTTCTTCCATTTGTGCTTATGGGTTTGCTTCTGGTTAATGGAAATGGTTCAGGTGGAGTAAGAATGTAAGATTGGTGGGTGGTTCATTTTCGGATTCTTCTTCTGGGGATTGGTTTCTGCCCGAGTTTCCCTCTTCAATACTAAGGGGTTGAATTTTAAGTCGAGTAACCCTCTTGGTCTTTGAACTTGGAAGGTGTTCAACATGAACGTCTGGTCATGCCAGAGACTCGTAAGAGGGCCCTCTGATTCAATATAAGTTCATAAAAGCTTCGCTTAATTGCTTGCATTGTGTATTAGATACCTTATAACTCAGCGTGAAACTTTTGACGATAAtgagttttttgttattttttcaaaagctaACCTGTTACGAGGTAAAAGCTTATTGCTATTCCTAAgttatttgcttttaaaatcttttatgtGGTTTTTGATGAACAAGAATGTGAGAAACCTTCAAGGGCTAAAGCACTTGATAGGCCCAATCTAGTAGACAAAAACTCCTGCAGGGGGTTTGGCTATGGCATAGTAAGAACTCTGAGGCAAGTCACTTACTCTTTTTAGGTCTTCATTTCACgagatgatatttttttatttgtggtgGTCATGTCTCTTGACCGCATTATATAAATGGAACAAACTCTGTGGGGATCCAATGAAGAAATAATGGGTGACCAATTATATAAACATATGAAGCAATAGGAAACTCTGTGGTGAcccaatgaaaaaaataatgggTGACCAATTATGTAAACAATGGTGAAGCAGTAGGAGTGCGTTACCAAGCATAGAAGCAGTAGGAGTGCGTTACAAacattttttcctattttcatgGTACCTTTTGAGCGCGTGATTATCTCGAAATTGGTAAATAAGCAGGTGGTGCTGCACTGAAATAATGTCAAGACTGAAATATTTATTATCAAGCCAACTATGTTTATATTCTCTGGGTGGGTGGAAGATTAATCAGGGTGAGTGCAGCCTCCCTTCATTTCCCTTGCCTTTAAGAGTATAGATGGTGAGCACATAGGACCCACCCCTTCACACCCGTTTATAGTTAAGGAACATAGCCCCTTCATGAGTCGAACCATTGACGCACTGTATAAGAGCGCCCCAAGGTTGCCTATATCGAGTCATGTTTCAGAATTTAATTTGATTAATGTGGTACTTCAACAATGTTTAtttagaaaaagtaaaagaacaaTTTATTGCCAttgttttgttcattttccaaACCTTGTTGGCTTCAGCCCTAAGGGGCTTACCATAGCAGGTTGGGCAGGCCGTAGATGACGCATTGTTGATTCGATTCCGGTGGATGCTATTCCCGTAGACTTACTACAAACAGTTATATTGCAATACTCTAATTGGTGGGTATATCATACCCCACCCAAGTCTCGACACAATCCAAGTCCATGAGGGCAGTGAGAGCTCTCAGCAACCTTTGTTGTTTCCAACAGTACTGATAAGCCACCAACTAGATGCTGCTGGTCCATGCAAGTATATAGTGTACTTAGACAAATTGCCATAAACTGATAAGCCTTTGCCTTGCCCTGGCTTGCGCTTGCCTTTTGAAATTTAATCCACCAACACCACACTGGTCGATGCACAATAGTACTGAAAACATCTCATCCGTTTGCACTGCAGATATCAATGTCATTTATTTGATTCATTCCTTTGGAGATCAgtggcatatatatatttcatggaCTTAGTGAAGAGTCGGCGCTTTGTGAGAGATGCTCGGGAAGAGCCTGGATTTGAGCCTGTGCATGCCTTTGAAGCAAACAACCCAACCTCCATTCTGATCTAAGTGTGAATGTCTTTGAATCTCATGAGCCGAAGGGTTCTGTGTTTGAGACTTGTGAGAGAACGTCACAAGAGGCTGAGTAAACTTATTGACGCCCACCACTTTCATCGTCTCCTGAGATAGTACTGGTAAGTGTTAGTTGTGCTATTATGTAAACTGATATAATGTTACAATATGAACCAATAGAACGTTACCATTTGTGTTTCTGTTACGAGATGGAAACTGATATTTACAACACTGGTGGTAATACTAAGAAAAAAAGTCATGTAAATTATGCATGAAAACTACATATTGGGTTTCAGTTTCCTTCCATTCCACTCTCTCAGTTCAAAGAGTAGATGCTAACTGCAGTTCATCTAACTCTTTGATTATATCACGGAAAAAAGACGGGGGCCATCTTGGAGATAAGCAATTAATAAAGCCATGTCTTTGATTTCATGTTCATCATATGGGCGTATAAGCCAAATCTGTCGGACCGTCACTGGCCTTTCTGAATTATGAAATCAAGCCATTTGGAGTTGGTTGAGAATTGACGaggttcaaaattttttgtccGATCAAATTTGGTTATGACTTTTGAAATCTGGATGTGGTTTCGACTTGAAAGACAAACCTTCACGAGATTCTCTCTTCCCAATGAAAGTAATTCTCATGAGAATCAGCAGTCATGAACTTCACCTTGTGGCTATGTCTACCACTTAATGACACTACGAATCATCCTTCACTTAGTTCTTAGTGCTCTCAAGTACAATGTGAGGCTTGGGAATGAAGCTAGATGTTAGAGAAAAAATGCTATATTGCATGATTTGTATTACTATAAGTTTGAGCAATCTTTCTGTACATTTCCTTTCATCAGAAAATATACATGTacaacgttttttttttttggtcaatttATAACTGATTCACTAGTTTCTGATTTTAAAAACACTGCCTCATAAGGGATTGTGGTTGAGGCTCACATAGGAGTTCACATTTCTAAGCGAAGACCGGCCGGCGATTAAGTAGTCTGATCTTTAGAAGGTTTCTCAAACTGAACCCACCTAACCCACATCTGAGTTCCTCGCCATTAATGGTGTGAAAACTTCAAGTCCACCTTGGGCCACTAATAAGTTTGCCTACCCATGAAGCCTTGATATCAGGGACCAAAGGGCGCCACTCACTCCTCTACAAACCTTGAACCTGGCCAAGGTGAACAACTCATGTTTGGGTCATACAGGTTCATAGGGGAGCAACCACAATCCATCTCCACGGCAAATAGATCCTGATCTGGATTTGAATGCGGTCTGCATGAGATTCAGATCACAATCTAAACTTATCTCCTGTTTGCTATATATGTATCTTGAGAGAAGAGAGATAAACTTTGCCTGTTGCTCTCTTTTCTCACCAAGTTTCAGTAAGTCATCATCTCCCGTCGCTGTTATATCTTGCATTTGGGTGTTGCTTGCTGTGCAGTTTCAGAGCACTTGTCCGGATTCAGTACATTTGTTCATGTGCCTTCAGAAGCTGCTCAGATCCAACAAGGCAGCCATCATGAATCTGCTGGTTGGGAGGGTGACAATGGAAAAGCCATCCCGGCCAGGTGGTGGCCAAGTTTGCCTCTACATGGGGATGTAAATGGATTAAACGGATCCGATCACCAACTGATTAAGGGGATGTGATCTTCAGATCATGAACTTGAACTCTAATTATGGATTTGGATATTAAAGTTTGGATCAAACCAGATTGGGATTTGAACTTAAACTCACAGGAAAACCAATTGGCAGCTGTCAATCATGCATTTGCAGCAATTCAGGAGGTCCCAATATTGTGATATTTCTGACACTGTTTAGCTTTTTATCTTTCAGAGAAAGTTCTGGCATGCCCAGTTTTGATGTTGGATGGAAATGGTATTGGGTAGACATTGGAACTCATATGGCAGTGGGCAGTGTAGATTCCCCAACTTCATATTGTCCCTTTGGATTTAGAGCACTGCCCACAAGAATTTGCTGCAATTCCACTGTTTTGACAGAGATGTTGGAGAAGGAAAGATGAGAAGATCTCGAATGGTAGACTGAATCGCCGAATTAAAGAGGCCATTTATTGTGCAGCAGTGTTGCATGTTGAAGTTGCAGCAGCTTCACATTTACTGCCCGTGTTCTCCATGCTCACAGGGATGGCGTTGTGCTCGCAAGCTAAAATGGCCATATGGAAGATTTTTCATGTGTGAAGCTGCAGCTTAGACGTACAGCGCCATTGCATAATAAATGGCCTCGAAATTGAAGAAAACCATATCGAGAAAAAACAAGGTTTCtgtaattttttgaattccttTTAATTCTTGAATTTCAgtgttttgatttctttcatttaaccgCCTAAATTATAActtaagcatgtttttttttctgttataacaTTGGAATTCATTAGCGCAGATGCAAAAGATAAATGAAGTAAATAAAAGAACATGatgaacagtttttttttaagattaagAGAACAAGAGTTGGTAAGCGCAATTCCTCTTGGAGATCTTGAAAATGGCAAGTACAACTAGCTGTACTTTGCGTTTGTCACATTAGATTACTTCCTGCCACTAAGAAAACCAGTTATCTTCAAAAGAAGGTTGGTGCAAAGGATGAGGCAGGATGGTAGGGGCCTGTccctattttaaatttttataaccTCAACTTCATGCATGGTAAAAGGAAGCATTGATATGCATGTCGAAGCAATATTACGAATATCATTCTGAGACACCGAAAGCAGGTCTGGTACATTGAACCCCTTAGAACCATCTACGTGCCTTAATATTCTcaattcagagagagagagtattttgATATCAAGGGGCAGATTTCCAAGTTTTTTGGATTTTGGCATCAATACAAGGTCGGTGGCCCAAAAGAATTGGCGTTTTCAATAACAACATACAAAGTAAGATTCGCCCCAATTGTAGAATGGAAATTCTGTGAACGCTCTCGCCTTCTAAAGGGTTAACAAAGAcatgtttcaatttttataatgttATTTCTACCACCTGAATTACATATGAAAAAAGTGGTTACATGAAAAGAGATTCATGGCTATGTATTTTCTTGTTATACCATAAAACCTTGAGCGTGTTTTCGcataattttcaatataaaactAAGACCGTGATTCCAAAAGTggccaaaaaatttgaaaatctcaaGATTGGTATGTCCTATATTCACACGGGGAAAAGATCTTGAATTCTTGATGATATTGGCATATTGCTAGATCTTCCTCAGTCTTTGCTGACTATCAGTACCTGATATTATGTCAAATTATCGATATGTAAATCCATCCTTCCTTTGTTGCGATCGATAAAAATATTCCTCAGATTCACACTCTTAGGGCGACCCACTCTTTTGTCACTTTAACCATGGTTAGCAACTTACCATGAGTATTTTAATCACCAGAAAAGTTCATGTTACTCCTCTTTTCTAAGAGCGGCAAGTAAACACACATGAAATTGGATTTTACCGACATAATCAACAACAATGATATGCAAAAACTATGAGATGAGTTAAGAGACATTGCTGCCCACCCATGACTATACGTCCacttaattttctctctctaaaagttTGCTTTGCCTTATGCAAGAGATGGACTGATCATATGCAACTATTCATTACTAAAAAAATGATAGAGAAAACAAAAGTGCTGACCACTAGCTAGCAACTCctacattattgaaactttgcTCAATGAAAGAAGGGGAGAAAGCGACttattttccattgaaaaagaaatccaaGAACCAGCTGATCTGCCGTTTCTAGCGAGCACGAGGAGTTTTTCATTCCACCGCCCTGAACAAGAACCGGTGATCGGCTCTTATAAGATCATTGGTACAAGTGACACATGATCATCATAATAAAACTCAATCTAAAAGCTCGATTGAATTTAAGAAGAATAAAACTCTTTTTAGAAGAATAAAACTACAACTTTTCCTATTTTACTTATTGACATTAACAAACATTCACTACATCCAAAGAAAGTATGTACAAGAACTTCGaatttcatcttttcttctaaCATGGTAACCTGCCACTCATTGCCAATTACGCAGAGCAGAGCGCATCCATGATCCATCGCCATCTAATTAGGGACCCAATATCGAGACAAGACGTGTTTTCCCACTTTTCTAGAATCATCATCAACCTTGAAAACGTAACAAATTTCATGAGCTCCAGCGAGTCCTGGTGCAGAAAGCACTACCAAACATTTTTAAATATGAGGATCATGAACACCTACCATCGAATGCTTGAGATATAAATATGAGGGGGAGAGTTCAGTTTAAATTGATGGGGAAACCCGTTCCTTACGGTATGgaatcaaacatttttttagtaTCAAGCATGCCAACTGCATCAATGTGGACATGGAGGTCAAAGTGGTTGGCGTGGTGGGAGCGGTTCTGGCCCCTCTTGCCAGGTTCTTAAATTCAGCTGTTTGTTTGAATAACGGTCCCACGTAACACTAAATTCAAATAGACATCGCATTTGAAATATGAGGCTATCAAGCacacaaatttcaaatccaaatagcATTTAAGATCCGAGACTATGAAATACActttatataagaaagaaaaaaggaacccTCTTtagataaaatttcatttcacaTTCTCTTTTAAGGGCAGTGACTAATtttaccttcaaagttcaaaaactATCCTACCGGAACTTATCCACCTAGGTGCTTATATATCAGTCGAGCTTTGGAAAAATGAGATTAATTTAACCAAATAGGAGAGCCACGAGTAtcactttggaaaattttcacGAAAAAAAGTACTGCAGAAATGTCGTCACATGTTCAAATAGCGAAACGGTAAACGACTAAGCTTGAAAAGTGAGTGACAGTAGGTTTGAGTTGGATCTGACGTTTGAGGTCAGGCCCTCCTTCTAATTCAACTTCAAGACGAGGATTCAGGCATgtattttggatctcaaatcttcatttttatataaGGACGAGATTTGATGTATGATTACTTTGTGGGCTCACgcaaagagaaataaaaatcaaCCATGAATATGAAATCCTGCAGTGAAatctatggttcatcaaactaaggattttaTGCCAAACGTAAGATCCACacttaaaattattattttgcatttttgtatTGAAGGTCGGATTTAAGATCGGGGGCTAGTCATATTGTCAACACATCatcttaaaatatttgaaattagaaaagactgtgtgtttttcatttggcaCAGGCTTTGTTTGCACTTTATAGAGCGTTTGATAGGAAGGACGAGTGTGTTCTTGTTTTAGGGAACATAAGATGATTATAAATGTTCCCATACGCTTGGCAAAATGAGACAATATGGCGCTCTTAAAGTATTTCTTGTAGGAACACATGTTCCAATAACTCAGTGTCCTTCCTATCAAACGGTCTCTTTTAAGTTTCTTTGTAGTGCATTCCGGATTTAAAGCACAACTGCCAGCGTTCGATGAAGGTTTATCTGACGGGTGGCGTCAGTAAGTAGTCCGGTTCTTACCAGGTCCCTAattctaaagaagaaaaaagaaagaaaaattttttgcACATGAATATTTCAAAACTAGAAGGCCGATTTTCTTATGCAAATGAAATTTTCTCACCGTACGTCTCCATCAACCTTCGTTCCCGTGGCAGATAAGTTTGTTCTCTTTCTAATTATGTCACATGCATCTGCCATTTAGGTCCAATGTTAGGGAAACATGAGACCAACATCCAGACACATCACGTGAAACATttactatattatatatatatatatatgtgtgtgtgtgtgtgtgtatcttgTTCTCACGAgtaatagaagaaaaaagaggggtTGATTACAAAATTTCTGCTCTGATATCTTAAGGGAGTGTTTGATTATtccagatttgaaatccacatatctcaagttttactttttttttcattgagaaaAGGTCGAATTTAAGTTAAGAAGGGAGATGACCTAACCttaccttaaatccatggtttttaaatCCTGATGATTTCGAATCCAAGGCTGTCAAATGCCCTCTAATTCTCACAAGTCAAAAACTCATCAATTCCCTGTTTGCATCTGTGACTTTCCTCGTGGGATGGGAGATGTTAGAAGATGATGAGCTGGAAGGAAAATGTTCTTCCTTTGTAGGCAGCAACCGAAATAAACACAAAAGGCCGAAGGCCAGAATAATTTAAGATGGTCGTTGTGGGGACTCTGATTTGCTCACCTACT
Coding sequences:
- the LOC116267597 gene encoding uncharacterized protein LOC116267597 codes for the protein MAEFPPNVEDGELWLPSDVFPDEIYRPSRRTTAKLEQELSPCELTSSMEELAHQLAFAILDDAHHHQQHIHVPDPVPHLAPFSQEKPQRGLQGHTRLGYSGFQVWDLGKKPLQESVSKPVLSSAQLLVKPAHNQGVALGRSRSQSRGLPFRVVGSGASGFIRESGGTGVFLPRVAHSDAGTKRKPCLRTTEEQPSARNAGGGGGRDWRQLGGDVNSIQSSRRYQHHLHHHPSDIALPSEWTY